One window of Cryptococcus neoformans var. grubii H99 chromosome 11, complete sequence genomic DNA carries:
- a CDS encoding CMGC/MAPK/P38 protein kinase, which yields MADFVKLSIFGTVFEVTTRYVDLQPVGMGAFGLVCSAKDQLSGTSVAIKKIMKPFSTPVLSKRTYRELKLLKHLRHENIISLSDIFISPLEDIYFVTELLGTDLHRLLTSRPLEKQFIQYFLYQILRGLKYVHSAGVVHRDLKPSNILVNENCDLKICDFGLARIQDPQMTGYVSTRYYRAPEIMLTWQKYDVAVDIWSTGCIFAEMLEGKPLFPGKDHVNQFSIITELLGTPPDDVIQTIASENTLRFVQSLPKREKVPFSTKFPNADPVSLDLLEKMLVFDPRTRISAAEGLAHEYLAPYHDPTDEPVAAEVFDWSFNDADLPVDTWKVMMYSEILDFHNLGDISQNEAEGPVTGEVPAAPAS from the exons ATGGCCGATTTTGTCAAGCTCTCCATCTTTGGAACC GTTTTTGAGGTTACCACGCGTTATGTCGACCTCCAACCTGTCGGTATGGGCGCTTTCGGTCTCGTCTG TTCCGCCAAGGATCAGCTGTCTGGAACTTCTGTGGCTATCAAGAAGATTATGAAGCCCTTTTCAACCCCTGTTCTTTCCAAGAGGACTTACCGAGAGCTCAAGCTTCTTAAGCACTTGAGACATGAGAACATTATCTCTCTTAGTGAcattttcatctctcctctcGAAGATAT CTACTTTGTCACCGAGCTGCTCGGTACTGACCTTCATCGACTCCTTACCTCTCGCCCTCTTGAGAAGCAATTCATCCAATACTTCCTTTATCAAATCCTCCGTGGTCTCAAGTATGTCCACTCTGCCGGTGTAGTCCATCGAGACTTGAAGCCTTCAAACATTCTCGTCAACGAGAACTGTGACTTGAAGATTTGCGATTTCGGCCTTGCGAGGATCCAAGACCCTCAGATGACTGGTTATGTTTCTACGAGGTACTACCGAGCACCCGAGATCATGTTGACATGGCAAAAGTATGATGTCGCGG TTGACATTTGGAGTACCGGCTGTATCTTTGCGGAGATGCTGGAGGGCAAGCCATTATTCCCCGGAAAGGACCACGTGAACCAATTCTCAATCATCACCGAATTGCTCGGTACTCCGCCGGACGATGTCATTCAAACTATCGCCTCTGAAAACACTCTCCGTTTCGTCCAGAGTCTGCCCAAGCGCGAAAAGGTCCCATTCTCCACCAAGTTCCCCAACGCCGACCCTGTGTCTCTTGATTTGTTAGAGAAGATGCTCGTGTTTGACCCTCGTACCCGTATATCCGCCGCTGAAGGTCTCGCGCACGAGTATCTTGCGCCTTACCATGATCCTACCGATGAGCCTGTTGCCGCCGAGGTGTTTGATTGGAGTTTTAACGATGCGGATTTGCCGGTGGATACTTggaaggtgatgatgtATAGTGAAATTCTTG ACTTCCACAACCTCGGAGATATTTCACAGAACGAAGCAGAGGGACCCGTTACTGGCGAAGTCCCCGCTGCTCCTGCCAGCTAA
- a CDS encoding cleavage and polyadenylation specificity factor subunit 4 encodes MSAPLPSPPPLSSAQDGLTDSTGDNSSTSVSAKPIPRSRPTPIATAGSPEKAGGTPASYKYRPGAATSIGKSFNNDNWRDRSPAPTSTMPATLSGKGPERTVGFEKRDVSSLKGNGGSALSREREKEENKEKESEKEKEGKEKSALSHVPCRFFKAGACTAGESCPFSHAAPDSAKREVCQWFLKGNCKFGHKCALAHVRPGEPMSMDRKNKKAAQLEARERSGEVTANGTRKATPTAIPSASEESGASPVPIRSALSSSIQSNPTRIGSSPMREPFGPPSGALPNSPPTGFAHSYTRGHPAFASSPNRPSPLSASFGAVGSGLAAGSVPGPLSLKQGANVLSTLRPPVTAAPTFSSSFSHSSLAIERPSNAVATPLSASFAGEAPPLHRSIWARSDQPAEPLSPRRPIPRTIKPEAVFEDDDDHGEEFLPSSLSDLLTPQERARRMSRRDSQDSSYSPSLAAFAAQAPAWGGERLAQSAGPTMGQKGFLQSLWSADGEDVRKFQPTQPSSAQPQKQDFAFGPATAQASGPRTSLLTQQRSPGSASPTSPIRLSSFNPPAAGPGEPFLIRNLGDPGSPSARALIEHAPGQSLPGGLANALSRLHLHGPRSTSSLAVVNSGGGGRGGGGLGAEWRLAEHEAEGSEDGDGGAITPNGAGVSHSKREEHDEGLFAMDG; translated from the exons ATGTCTGCTCCgctcccttctccccccCCTCTGTCATCTGCTCAGGATGGCCTTACCGACAGCACAGGCGACAATTCCAGCACCTCTGTTTCTGCAAAGCCTATCCCCCGTTCACGACCCACTCCTATTGCCACCGCCGGCTCGCCTGAAAAGGCAGGCGGTACCCCTGCCTCATACAAGTATCGACCTGGCGCAGCGACTTCTATTGGCAAGTCATTCAACAATGACAACTGGCGCGATCGATCGCCCGCACCCACTTCCACCATGCCAGCTACTTTGAGCGGAAAGGGGCCTGAGAGAACAGTGGGGTTCGAGAAGCGAGATGTTAGCTCTTTGAAGGGCAATGGAGGTAGCGCGCTGAGtagggagagagaaaaggaggagaacaaagaaaaagaaagtgagaaggaaaaggaaggcaaggagaaaT CTGCCTTGAGCCATGTCCCTTGTCGATTCTTCAAGGCTGGCGCTTGTACTGCTGGAGAAAGTTGTCCATTCTCCCACGCTGCTCCAGACT CCGCAAAGCGAGAGGTATGCCAGTGGTTCCTGAAGGGCAACTGCAAGTTTGGCCACAAGT GTGCCCTTGCCCACGTTCGACCTGGTGAGCCGATGTCAATGGATCGAAAAAACAAGAAAGCGGCGCAGCTCGAGGCCCGAGAACGAAGTGGTGAGGTCACTGCCAACGGGACCAGGAAGGCTACTCCCACTGCTATCCCTAGCGCTTCTGAGGAATCTGGCGCCAGTCCCGTCCCTATCCGATCGgctctttcctcctcaatcCAATCTAATCCTACTCGTATTGGATCTTCCCCTATGCGAGAGCCTTTTGGTCCTCCTTCTGGGGCTTTGCCAAACAGCCCTCCCACTGGGTTTGCTCACTCTTACACAAGGGGCCATCCAGCCTTTGCCTCTTCGCCAAACcggccttctcctctttctgcAAGCTTTGGTGCAGTAGGCAGTGGACTTGCTGCAGGCAGCGTTCCCGGACCTTTGTCTCTTAAGCAGGGCGCAAACGTCCTCTCCACTCTTCGACCACCGGTCACCGCTGCCCCTacattctcttcttcattctctcaTTCATCATTGGCCATCGAGCGTCCTTCCAATGCTGTCGCCACACCTCTTTCCGCGTCTTTTGCTGGAGAAGCTCCTCCATTGCACCGCTCTATTTGGGCTCGTTCTGATCAACCTGCTGAACCTCTGTCTCCTCGCCGACCCATTCCGCGAACGATCAAGCCGGAAGCTGTCTTTGAAGACGATGACGACCATGGAGAAGAgtttctcccttcctctctgtCAGACCTTCTCACCCCGCAAGAACGGGCCCGCCGTATGTCTCGCCGAGACAGCCAAGACTCTTCAtattctccttccctcGCTGCATTTGCTGCTCAAGCTCCCGCGTGGGGAGGCGAGCGTCTTGCACAGAGTGCAGGCCCCACCATGGGACAAAAGGGATTCCTACAGTCTCTCTGGTCTGCagatggtgaagatgtACGCAAATTCCAACCTACTCAACCATCCAGCGCCCAGCCGCAAAAGCAAGACTTTGCCTTTGGCCCTGCTACCGCCCAAGCTTCGGGGCCTCGCACTTCGTTGCTCACGCAACAACGATCTCCGGGCTCCGCCTCCCCGACCAGCCCCATCCGGTTATCTTCCTTCAATCCCCCGGCCGCTGGTCCAGGCGAGCCATTCTTGATTCGTAACCTCGGCGATCCCGGATCCCCTTCCGCCCGCGCACTGATTGAGCATGCTCCTGGCCAATCTTTACCTGGCGGTCTGGCTAATGCCTTGTCGAGGTTACATCTCCACGGACCTCGATCAACGAGCTCGTTGGCGGTGGTCAATTCCGGAGGAGGCGGGAGGGGCGGTGGGGGGCTTGGTGCGGAGTGGAGGTTGGCTGAGCATGAGGCGGAAGGGAGcgaagatggggatgggggagCGATCACGCCTAATGGTGCGGGGGTGTCGCACTCCAAGAGGGAAGAACATGATGAGGGGCTATTTGCGATGGACGGGTAA